One region of Kytococcus sedentarius DSM 20547 genomic DNA includes:
- a CDS encoding alkaline phosphatase D family protein, which yields MNPRHSTLPAVSRRTLLAGTAAGATTALVAPGVAGLTTARPELTSGLQFGDVGTDAGIVWSRSSVPGRMLVTLTDDTGRSRRLEGPWADASRDHTAKVQLTGLRPGARHEVTVSFVDKEGREGERATGSFTTGDHTDGATSFVWTGDTAGQGWGINPDLGGMRTYAAMAATEPDFFIHSGDTIYADGPLEETVVEADGQVWRNLLIDEVTEVAQDLRQFRGRHRYNLVDDNVRHLYSRVPVIAQWDDHETTNNWYPGEVIDDERYDRERRVDVLASRARRAFFEYQPLADGHGRKFWTPAGGGRIHRTIRRGRHLDVFSVDMRTHKGTNTANTEDRTTPLLGRSQLNWLIRELRGSRATWKVIAADLPLGLVVPDGELAQEGVGNADPGRPLGREQEIAVLLSAIKHHGISGVLFVTADVHYCAAHHYDPSRAAFKDFEPFWELVAGPVNAGTFGPNDLDGTFGPRVEFQKVAGEPGESPRAGNQFFGHVDIDSDGVLTASLRDAEGAVLWSRQMQPAETGPIIDTGVSTGSALRTARARVDALLGV from the coding sequence ATGAACCCTCGTCACTCCACCCTGCCTGCCGTCTCCCGCCGAACCCTGTTGGCCGGCACCGCTGCCGGGGCCACCACCGCCCTGGTGGCACCCGGTGTCGCGGGACTCACCACCGCCCGCCCCGAGCTGACCTCCGGCCTGCAGTTCGGGGACGTGGGCACCGATGCCGGCATCGTCTGGTCACGCTCGTCCGTCCCGGGACGGATGCTGGTGACGCTCACCGACGACACCGGTCGCTCCCGCCGCCTGGAGGGCCCGTGGGCCGATGCCTCGCGCGACCACACGGCCAAGGTGCAGCTCACCGGTCTGCGCCCCGGGGCGCGGCACGAGGTGACGGTGAGCTTCGTCGACAAGGAGGGGCGCGAGGGGGAACGTGCCACCGGCAGCTTCACCACCGGCGACCACACCGATGGCGCCACCTCGTTCGTGTGGACGGGCGACACCGCCGGTCAGGGCTGGGGCATCAACCCGGACCTCGGAGGCATGCGGACCTACGCGGCCATGGCCGCCACCGAACCCGACTTCTTCATCCACTCCGGCGACACCATCTACGCCGACGGCCCGCTCGAGGAGACCGTGGTGGAGGCCGACGGGCAGGTGTGGCGCAACCTCCTGATCGACGAGGTGACCGAGGTGGCCCAGGACCTGCGGCAGTTCCGCGGCCGCCACCGCTACAACCTGGTGGACGACAACGTGCGACACCTGTACTCGCGGGTGCCCGTGATCGCCCAGTGGGACGACCACGAGACCACGAACAACTGGTACCCCGGTGAGGTGATCGACGACGAGCGCTACGACCGTGAGCGCCGCGTGGACGTCCTGGCTTCTCGAGCCCGCCGGGCCTTCTTCGAGTACCAGCCCCTGGCGGACGGGCACGGCCGCAAGTTCTGGACTCCTGCGGGTGGGGGCCGCATCCACCGCACCATCCGGCGCGGACGCCACCTCGACGTGTTCAGCGTGGACATGCGCACGCACAAGGGAACCAACACTGCGAACACCGAGGACCGGACCACTCCGTTGCTCGGGCGCTCCCAGTTGAACTGGCTGATCCGCGAGCTGCGCGGGTCGAGGGCCACGTGGAAGGTCATCGCCGCGGACCTGCCGTTGGGGCTCGTGGTGCCGGACGGGGAACTGGCGCAGGAAGGCGTCGGGAACGCCGACCCGGGCCGTCCGCTGGGACGGGAGCAGGAGATCGCCGTGCTGTTGAGCGCCATCAAGCACCACGGCATCAGCGGTGTGCTCTTCGTGACCGCGGACGTGCACTACTGCGCTGCGCACCACTACGACCCGAGCCGCGCGGCGTTCAAGGACTTCGAGCCCTTCTGGGAGCTGGTCGCCGGGCCGGTCAACGCCGGCACCTTCGGCCCCAACGACCTCGACGGCACGTTCGGGCCCCGGGTGGAGTTCCAGAAGGTGGCCGGTGAACCGGGTGAGTCCCCCCGGGCGGGCAACCAGTTCTTCGGCCACGTGGACATCGACTCCGACGGCGTCCTCACGGCCTCGTTGCGTGATGCCGAGGGCGCGGTGCTGTGGAGTCGGCAGATGCAGCCGGCTGAGACCGGCCCCATCATCGACACCGGTGTGAGCACGGGGTCCGCGCTCCGCACGGCCCGGGCCCGCGTGGACGCGCTGCTCGGGGTGTGA
- a CDS encoding ECF transporter S component yields the protein MSSPVSTSGVQPVEGDRSPVREVRGRIESRAVHIDLRGAVMLAFVAVVGLLAFTWPLLVTPDSSLAGSTQAPLVFALILPVVIGLALSELTGEGMDVKALAMLGVLSAVGAVLRPLGAGTAGIETVFFLLVLGGRVFGPGFGFILGNTTLFASALLTAGVGPWLPFQMISSGFVGLGAGLLPRCRGWLEIGLLALYGIVSAFMFGMLMDLSFWPFNLGTGTDASYSPDLSAWENLQRFWVFNLATAMGWNTGRAITNTVFIVLVGPAVLTVLRRAARRAQFV from the coding sequence ATGAGCAGCCCTGTGTCCACCTCAGGCGTCCAGCCGGTCGAGGGCGACCGCTCGCCCGTGCGGGAGGTGCGCGGCCGCATCGAGAGCCGGGCGGTCCACATCGACCTGCGTGGTGCGGTGATGTTGGCTTTCGTTGCCGTGGTCGGCCTGCTCGCCTTCACCTGGCCGCTGCTGGTCACGCCCGACTCGTCCCTGGCGGGGTCCACCCAGGCGCCGCTGGTGTTCGCGCTGATCCTGCCGGTGGTCATCGGACTGGCCCTGAGCGAGCTGACCGGTGAGGGCATGGACGTCAAGGCGTTGGCGATGTTGGGGGTGCTGTCCGCGGTGGGTGCGGTGCTGCGCCCCCTGGGTGCCGGGACGGCCGGCATCGAGACGGTCTTCTTCCTGCTGGTGCTGGGCGGGCGCGTGTTCGGGCCGGGATTCGGCTTCATTCTGGGCAACACCACGCTGTTCGCCTCGGCGCTGCTGACCGCCGGAGTGGGGCCGTGGCTGCCCTTCCAGATGATCAGCTCCGGCTTCGTCGGGCTGGGGGCGGGCTTGCTGCCGCGCTGCCGTGGCTGGCTGGAGATCGGGCTGCTGGCGCTCTACGGCATCGTGTCGGCGTTCATGTTCGGCATGTTGATGGACCTGTCCTTCTGGCCCTTCAACCTGGGCACGGGAACCGACGCGTCCTACTCCCCCGACCTGAGCGCCTGGGAGAACCTGCAGCGCTTCTGGGTGTTCAACCTGGCCACCGCGATGGGGTGGAACACCGGCCGGGCGATCACGAACACGGTGTTCATCGTGCTGGTGGGCCCGGCCGTTCTGACGGTGCTGCGCCGCGCCGCTAGGCGCGCCCAGTTCGTCTGA
- a CDS encoding class I SAM-dependent methyltransferase — MADHYFSATPASPAEQREITVELAGERRRVVTAGGVFSAEHLDHATAFLLDAVPVPEALAARGEGVQLLDIGCGWGPIALSLALQAPQATVWAAEVNERAADLARANAARLGVLAERPGAPGVHVVAPEEVPDEARFDGIWSNPPIRVGKEALHEILAHWLPRLRADGAAWLVVGKNLGAPSLQRWIGELSGNFSPEASDGTLQVDSFTCDRVARHKGFWVLEARPA, encoded by the coding sequence ATGGCGGACCACTACTTCAGCGCGACCCCCGCGAGCCCCGCCGAGCAGCGCGAGATCACCGTGGAGCTCGCCGGGGAGCGACGCAGGGTGGTCACCGCCGGCGGGGTGTTCTCCGCCGAGCACCTCGACCACGCAACGGCCTTCCTGCTCGATGCCGTGCCGGTGCCCGAGGCGCTCGCGGCGCGCGGCGAGGGCGTGCAGCTGCTCGACATCGGGTGCGGCTGGGGGCCGATTGCCCTCTCCCTGGCCCTCCAGGCACCGCAGGCCACCGTGTGGGCGGCGGAGGTGAACGAGCGCGCCGCCGACCTGGCCCGAGCGAACGCCGCCCGCCTGGGGGTGCTGGCCGAGCGCCCCGGAGCCCCGGGGGTGCACGTGGTGGCCCCGGAGGAGGTGCCCGATGAGGCGCGCTTCGACGGCATCTGGTCGAACCCGCCGATCCGCGTGGGCAAGGAGGCGCTGCACGAGATCCTGGCCCACTGGCTGCCGCGGCTGCGGGCCGACGGCGCGGCCTGGCTGGTGGTGGGCAAGAACCTCGGCGCACCCTCGCTGCAGCGGTGGATCGGCGAGTTGTCCGGCAACTTCAGCCCAGAGGCTTCAGATGGCACCCTTCAGGTGGATTCCTTCACTTGTGACCGGGTGGCTCGCCACAAGGGCTTCTGGGTGCTCGAGGCCCGCCCGGCCTGA
- a CDS encoding GNAT family N-acetyltransferase — protein sequence MTDDFVLAVLDATPSDAPPSHLTEQLVEQHAAVSRDLLGHDDFTGNGPDGVLRALQPGASRRHWMVVALSRLPDGLTGASETETGLPLVPGRGAVEEGVRLLGSVHCGIPLQEDLDRMDLDLGVLPSERRRGVGSALQEAAEWIARAHGRAVLGTYSGHNRSAEPGSPEALEAPTGAGTLDRTDAPCSFALGHGYRLVQTEVHSQLDPADGIARAETLEADALAHARGYEVVTWGGRTPPEHVGGMVDLYRRMSTDVPHGDSEREEAVWSPKRVEENDVRREELGMRSVFAMARHTASGQAVAYTYLTTPSRRPEACYQEDTLVAAEHRGHRLGTLVKVAALRRAVAEWPQVRRIHTWNAGENAHMLAINTALGFRPVSLEGVWEKRMG from the coding sequence ATGACCGACGACTTCGTGCTCGCCGTCCTCGACGCCACCCCCTCCGACGCCCCGCCCTCGCACCTCACCGAGCAGCTGGTGGAGCAGCACGCCGCGGTGAGCCGGGACCTCCTCGGTCACGACGACTTCACCGGCAACGGCCCAGACGGGGTGTTGCGGGCGCTGCAGCCCGGCGCCTCGCGCCGCCACTGGATGGTCGTCGCGCTTAGCCGGCTGCCCGACGGTCTGACAGGGGCCAGCGAGACGGAAACCGGCCTGCCGCTCGTCCCCGGGCGGGGCGCGGTAGAGGAGGGGGTTCGTCTTCTCGGGTCGGTGCACTGCGGGATCCCGCTCCAGGAAGACCTCGACCGGATGGACCTCGACCTCGGTGTGCTGCCGTCCGAGCGTCGGCGGGGCGTGGGGTCGGCCCTGCAGGAGGCCGCCGAGTGGATCGCCCGGGCGCACGGCCGCGCCGTGCTGGGCACCTACAGCGGTCACAACCGGTCGGCCGAGCCCGGGTCCCCCGAGGCGCTGGAGGCACCGACCGGCGCGGGCACGCTGGACCGCACCGATGCACCCTGCTCCTTCGCCCTGGGGCACGGGTACCGGCTGGTGCAGACGGAGGTGCACTCCCAGCTGGACCCCGCCGACGGCATCGCCCGGGCCGAGACCCTGGAGGCCGACGCGCTGGCCCACGCCCGCGGGTACGAGGTCGTGACCTGGGGCGGTCGCACTCCGCCGGAGCACGTGGGCGGGATGGTCGACCTGTACCGCCGCATGAGCACCGACGTCCCGCACGGTGACTCCGAGCGCGAGGAGGCCGTGTGGTCGCCGAAGCGAGTCGAGGAGAACGACGTGCGGCGGGAGGAGCTCGGCATGCGCTCGGTGTTCGCGATGGCGCGGCACACCGCATCGGGGCAGGCGGTGGCCTACACGTACCTGACGACGCCGAGCCGCCGGCCGGAGGCGTGCTATCAGGAGGACACGCTGGTGGCCGCCGAGCACCGGGGCCACCGACTGGGCACCCTCGTGAAGGTGGCGGCCCTGCGGCGGGCAGTGGCCGAGTGGCCGCAGGTGCGGCGCATCCACACGTGGAACGCCGGGGAGAACGCGCACATGCTGGCCATCAACACCGCGCTGGGCTTCCGTCCGGTGAGCCTCGAGGGCGTGTGGGAGAAGCGGATGGGGTGA
- the hflX gene encoding GTPase HflX, with product MTHTPTSPAEFEREDQVNTATPQDPRGVDEVDGPPALRRAAALSQDPDGYDDREGEHYDGEQYDREERRALRRIDSLSTELEDISEVEYRQVRLERVVLAHVQTEGTAEEAENSLAELAALAETAGSTVLTGVIQRRQKPDPATWMGSGKAAELRDIVAAEGADTVIADDELAPSQRRALEDVIKVKVVDRTALILDIFAQHAKSREGRAQVELAQLQYLLPRLRGWGESMSRQAGGRVAGGEGIGSRGPGETKIELDRRRINTQMAKLRKQIAQMKTVRDTKRSSRKDHQVPSVVIAGYTNAGKSSLLNRLTRAGVLVENQLFATLDPTVRRTETADGRVFTLADTVGFVRSLPHQLVEAFRSTLEEVADADLVLHVVDGSHPDPENQISAVREVLSEVLDEKGADSMNEIIVINKADAADPEVVARLLRTEKRSIAVSARTGQGITELRELVESELPRPDIEVDVVVPYERGDLVARIHSEGEVLAERHLPEGTHLVARINADLAGALTPVVQAR from the coding sequence ATGACCCACACCCCCACGTCCCCCGCCGAGTTCGAGCGCGAGGACCAGGTGAACACCGCGACGCCCCAGGACCCCCGCGGGGTCGATGAGGTGGACGGGCCGCCGGCCCTGCGCCGCGCCGCCGCCCTGTCGCAGGACCCCGACGGCTACGACGACCGGGAGGGCGAGCACTACGACGGTGAGCAGTACGACCGCGAGGAGCGGCGCGCGCTGCGCCGCATCGACTCGCTCTCCACCGAGCTCGAGGACATCTCCGAGGTCGAGTACCGCCAGGTGCGGCTCGAACGCGTCGTGCTCGCCCACGTGCAGACCGAGGGCACCGCCGAGGAGGCCGAGAACTCCCTGGCCGAGCTGGCCGCGCTGGCCGAGACGGCCGGGTCCACGGTGCTCACCGGGGTGATCCAGCGCCGTCAGAAGCCGGACCCCGCCACCTGGATGGGCTCGGGCAAGGCCGCAGAGCTCCGCGACATCGTCGCGGCGGAGGGGGCGGACACCGTCATCGCCGACGACGAGCTGGCCCCCAGCCAGCGGCGTGCCCTGGAGGACGTCATCAAGGTGAAGGTGGTGGACCGCACCGCTCTGATCCTGGACATCTTCGCCCAGCACGCGAAGTCCCGGGAGGGTCGTGCGCAGGTGGAGCTCGCGCAGCTGCAGTACCTGCTGCCGCGCCTGCGTGGCTGGGGTGAGTCGATGTCCCGCCAGGCCGGTGGACGGGTCGCCGGCGGTGAGGGCATCGGCTCCCGTGGACCCGGTGAGACGAAGATCGAGCTGGACCGCCGCCGCATCAACACCCAGATGGCCAAGCTGCGCAAGCAGATCGCGCAGATGAAGACGGTGCGCGACACCAAGCGCTCCTCGCGCAAGGACCACCAGGTGCCCTCCGTGGTGATCGCGGGCTACACCAACGCCGGCAAGTCCTCGCTGCTGAACCGCCTGACCCGGGCCGGGGTGCTGGTGGAGAACCAGCTGTTCGCCACGCTGGACCCGACCGTCCGGCGCACCGAGACCGCCGACGGTCGCGTGTTCACCCTCGCCGACACCGTGGGGTTCGTGCGTTCGCTGCCGCACCAGCTGGTGGAGGCCTTCCGCTCCACGCTGGAGGAGGTCGCCGACGCCGACCTCGTGCTGCACGTCGTGGACGGCTCCCACCCGGACCCCGAGAACCAGATCTCCGCGGTGCGCGAGGTGCTCTCGGAGGTCTTGGACGAGAAGGGCGCGGACTCGATGAACGAGATCATCGTCATCAACAAGGCCGATGCCGCCGACCCCGAGGTGGTTGCCCGCCTGCTGCGCACGGAGAAGCGGTCGATCGCCGTCTCCGCCCGGACCGGTCAGGGCATCACCGAGCTCCGTGAGCTGGTGGAGTCCGAGCTGCCGCGCCCCGACATCGAGGTGGACGTGGTGGTGCCCTACGAGCGCGGCGACCTGGTGGCCCGCATCCACTCCGAGGGCGAGGTGCTCGCCGAGCGCCACCTGCCCGAGGGCACGCACCTGGTGGCGCGCATCAACGCCGACCTCGCCGGGGCGCTGACGCCGGTGGTGCAGGCGCGCTGA
- a CDS encoding M15 family metallopeptidase: MMSNRWGTRGVVRAGLLLAAGLALGGCAGDAMVDRSPPPPSGSSNSSSPSGTPSSDGVSPPPSDGTSAPSADEAPAPSQGDGAAPTPQPSQDAAPNPRPGEGGARFQGQYLHPESITPRPVTEVGPHTIVNRANALPEGWEPEELVVVEGAAKQGAEMRLVPQASRAWDELRAAAAADGIDLRLNAAYRSFAEQERTWEYFKEQDPDHLMVYVAAPGRSEHQMGLAIDIADMPTYPQPVTDSERGQWLVEHAAEHGWVLRYPQGRQAETGYRYEAWHWRWVGKDLAQHLAANHLTMEQWAGLVR; this comes from the coding sequence ATGATGTCCAACAGGTGGGGAACGCGCGGCGTCGTCCGCGCAGGACTGCTGCTCGCAGCAGGTCTGGCGCTGGGAGGGTGCGCCGGGGACGCGATGGTGGACCGGTCGCCTCCGCCGCCGAGCGGGTCCAGCAACTCGAGCAGCCCGAGCGGCACCCCCTCCTCCGACGGGGTCAGCCCGCCGCCGTCCGACGGCACCAGCGCGCCATCCGCCGACGAGGCTCCCGCCCCCTCGCAGGGGGACGGCGCCGCGCCGACGCCCCAGCCCTCGCAGGACGCCGCACCCAACCCCCGTCCCGGTGAGGGAGGCGCACGGTTCCAGGGCCAGTACCTGCACCCCGAGAGCATCACCCCCCGTCCGGTCACCGAGGTGGGCCCGCACACCATCGTCAACCGGGCCAACGCGCTCCCCGAGGGGTGGGAGCCCGAGGAGCTGGTCGTCGTCGAGGGAGCCGCCAAGCAGGGCGCGGAGATGCGCCTGGTGCCGCAGGCGTCCCGGGCCTGGGACGAGCTGCGGGCTGCCGCGGCTGCCGACGGCATCGACCTGCGGCTGAACGCCGCCTACCGGTCGTTCGCCGAGCAGGAACGGACCTGGGAGTACTTCAAGGAACAGGACCCCGACCACCTGATGGTCTACGTCGCCGCCCCGGGACGCAGCGAGCACCAGATGGGGCTGGCGATCGACATCGCCGACATGCCCACGTACCCGCAGCCGGTGACGGACAGCGAACGGGGGCAGTGGCTGGTGGAGCACGCCGCCGAGCACGGGTGGGTGCTGCGCTACCCGCAGGGGCGCCAGGCCGAGACGGGCTACCGGTACGAGGCGTGGCACTGGCGCTGGGTGGGCAAGGACCTCGCCCAGCACCTGGCCGCCAACCACCTGACGATGGAGCAGTGGGCCGGCCTGGTGCGCTGA
- a CDS encoding ABC transporter ATP-binding protein, with translation MTDAIVLSAVSFRHADSPRPVLDSIDLTVREGDLALVAGRTGAGKSTLLGLLNGLTPHFSGGTLAGDVRVHGRSTRTHAPRDMADLVGYVGQDPLAGFVTDTVEDEVAYGMEQLGIGPEAMRKRVEETLDVMGIADLRRRVLAELSGGQQQRVAIASVLAAQPRVLVLDEPTSALDPTSAQDVLSAVTTLVHEVGLTVVLAEHRLERVMHAADQMIWVPGDGSVVSGDPRDVLARAEIHPPLSRLARAVGWGSVPLSVREARRRIADEGGPERLLAPTDQGPLDGSVAPAGARATDVASSSRALEAEPPTRPSRRTQALGRRTAAGIRLALAARGIRVEHGDLLAVADVDLDLAAGEVVALMGRNGSGKSSLLWALQGTGKRTAGRVRTGDGSDPSDLSPAEARRHVTLVPQEASSLLWLESVDAELAQADQESGAAPGSGWQVLERLGVPLPGDAHPRDLSEGQRLALVLAIQLTAAPDAVLLDEPTRGLDYAAKDHLGTMLNTLAADGATVVVATHDVEFAAGATTRMLLMADGDLVADGPTAQVATSSPTFAPQVSKVFAPHHVLTTEQLRPAQGTA, from the coding sequence GTGACCGACGCGATCGTCCTGTCCGCCGTGAGCTTCCGCCACGCCGACTCGCCCCGGCCAGTGCTCGACAGCATCGACCTGACCGTCCGCGAGGGCGACCTGGCGCTGGTGGCCGGCCGTACGGGGGCGGGTAAGTCGACCCTGCTGGGTCTCCTCAACGGCCTGACGCCCCACTTCAGCGGGGGCACCCTCGCCGGCGACGTGCGCGTGCACGGCCGCTCCACCCGCACCCACGCGCCGCGGGACATGGCCGACCTCGTCGGTTACGTCGGCCAGGACCCGCTGGCCGGCTTCGTCACCGACACGGTCGAGGACGAGGTTGCCTACGGCATGGAGCAGCTCGGCATCGGTCCCGAGGCGATGCGCAAACGGGTGGAGGAGACCCTGGACGTGATGGGCATCGCCGACCTGCGGCGCCGGGTGCTGGCCGAGCTCTCCGGCGGCCAGCAGCAGCGGGTCGCCATCGCCTCGGTGCTCGCCGCCCAGCCGCGGGTCCTGGTGCTCGACGAGCCGACCAGCGCCCTTGACCCCACGAGTGCGCAGGACGTGCTCTCGGCGGTCACCACCCTGGTGCACGAGGTGGGCTTGACCGTGGTGCTGGCCGAGCACCGCCTGGAGCGGGTCATGCACGCCGCCGACCAGATGATCTGGGTGCCCGGTGACGGTTCGGTCGTCTCCGGGGACCCACGGGACGTCCTGGCCCGCGCCGAGATCCACCCGCCCTTGTCACGGTTGGCCCGCGCGGTGGGATGGGGATCGGTACCCCTGTCGGTGCGGGAGGCACGACGCCGCATCGCTGATGAGGGAGGGCCGGAGCGGCTGCTCGCCCCGACGGACCAGGGCCCACTCGACGGATCCGTCGCCCCGGCAGGTGCGAGGGCGACCGATGTGGCGTCATCGTCTCGCGCCCTCGAGGCCGAGCCCCCGACCCGGCCTTCACGACGCACGCAGGCTTTGGGACGCCGCACGGCCGCGGGCATCCGGTTAGCCCTGGCGGCCCGCGGCATCCGGGTGGAGCACGGGGACCTGCTGGCCGTGGCCGACGTGGACCTCGACCTCGCCGCCGGCGAGGTGGTGGCGCTGATGGGGCGCAACGGGTCCGGCAAGTCCTCGCTGCTGTGGGCGCTGCAGGGCACCGGCAAGCGGACCGCGGGCCGGGTGCGCACTGGCGACGGCTCCGACCCGAGTGACCTGTCCCCCGCCGAAGCCCGACGGCACGTCACCCTGGTGCCGCAGGAGGCCAGCTCGCTGCTGTGGTTGGAGTCGGTGGACGCCGAGCTCGCCCAGGCCGACCAGGAGTCCGGGGCTGCGCCGGGCAGCGGGTGGCAGGTGCTGGAGCGGCTGGGAGTCCCCCTGCCGGGCGACGCCCACCCCCGGGACCTGTCCGAGGGGCAGCGGCTGGCCCTGGTTCTGGCCATCCAGCTCACCGCGGCCCCGGACGCGGTGCTCCTGGACGAGCCGACGCGCGGCCTGGACTATGCCGCCAAGGACCACCTGGGCACGATGCTGAACACCCTGGCCGCCGACGGCGCCACCGTGGTGGTGGCCACCCACGACGTCGAGTTCGCCGCCGGGGCCACCACCCGGATGCTGTTGATGGCCGACGGCGACCTGGTGGCCGACGGGCCCACCGCCCAGGTGGCGACCAGCTCCCCCACCTTCGCCCCCCAGGTGTCCAAGGTGTTCGCACCGCACCACGTGTTGACCACCGAGCAGCTGCGCCCGGCACAGGGGACGGCATGA
- a CDS encoding CbiQ family ECF transporter T component: MAAFRPEVSASYQARPSLPGRTAAGGQRERERHDGDATGREHSPAGDSSARTVGRRLHPWAWWVWALGTAAAVSLTTNPLLVLLVAAAVVVVTLVKRSDDVWARSIAAYLYLAAAIIVIRVFFQIVVGADRPGGVLFTLPEIPLPEWAAGIRLGGPVRTEFLIITVYDALRLGTMLLCVGAANALANPRRALRSVPSALYEVSVAVVIALTVAPQLVVSAVQARRARRLRGGGAKGLRAVRAVLIPVLENAVEQSMALAAGMESRGFGRTRTGRGRWLVTVLVLAAASLIAYGVFMVLGSPGGLMTVPYLPLWTGQLALPLGIALAVVAFWWSGRRIRTTRYRPDPWRAPETLVCAAALAALAVMMWLGGSFEAVGLDTPLRQAWLIPPVEPLAFPQLHPLMMVVPALVVLPVLLAPRPPAAIRRAARLHPTEESW, translated from the coding sequence GTGGCTGCGTTTCGGCCGGAGGTGAGCGCCAGCTACCAAGCACGCCCCTCGCTGCCCGGCCGCACCGCAGCCGGTGGTCAGCGAGAGCGCGAGCGACACGACGGGGACGCCACAGGGCGCGAGCACTCGCCGGCCGGGGACTCCTCAGCCCGCACCGTCGGCCGCCGGCTGCACCCGTGGGCCTGGTGGGTGTGGGCCCTGGGCACCGCCGCCGCGGTCTCCTTGACCACCAACCCCCTTCTGGTGCTCCTGGTTGCCGCCGCCGTCGTGGTGGTCACCTTGGTGAAGCGGTCCGATGACGTGTGGGCACGCAGCATCGCCGCCTACCTCTACCTGGCCGCCGCGATCATCGTCATCCGCGTGTTCTTCCAGATCGTCGTCGGCGCCGACCGGCCCGGCGGGGTGCTGTTCACGCTGCCGGAGATCCCGCTGCCCGAGTGGGCAGCTGGCATCCGCCTGGGGGGACCGGTCCGCACCGAGTTCTTGATCATCACCGTCTACGACGCCCTGCGCCTGGGCACGATGCTGTTGTGCGTGGGCGCCGCGAACGCGCTGGCAAACCCGCGGCGCGCGCTGCGCTCGGTGCCCAGCGCGCTGTACGAGGTGTCCGTGGCCGTGGTGATCGCCCTGACCGTCGCCCCCCAGCTGGTGGTCTCCGCCGTGCAGGCCCGGCGGGCCCGACGGCTGCGCGGGGGCGGCGCGAAGGGGTTGCGGGCGGTGCGGGCGGTCCTGATCCCGGTGCTGGAGAACGCCGTCGAGCAGTCCATGGCCCTGGCCGCCGGCATGGAGTCCCGCGGCTTCGGTCGAACTCGCACCGGACGGGGGCGGTGGCTGGTGACCGTGCTGGTGCTGGCCGCGGCCAGCCTCATCGCCTACGGCGTGTTCATGGTGCTCGGCAGCCCTGGCGGACTGATGACGGTGCCCTACCTCCCGCTGTGGACGGGGCAGCTGGCACTGCCGCTCGGCATCGCCCTGGCGGTGGTGGCGTTCTGGTGGTCCGGTCGCCGCATCCGCACCACGCGCTACCGGCCGGACCCCTGGCGGGCTCCGGAGACCCTTGTGTGTGCCGCCGCGTTGGCCGCACTGGCCGTCATGATGTGGCTCGGCGGGTCGTTCGAGGCGGTGGGTCTGGACACCCCGCTGCGCCAGGCCTGGCTGATCCCCCCGGTGGAGCCGCTCGCCTTCCCCCAGCTCCACCCCTTGATGATGGTGGTGCCAGCCCTCGTGGTGCTGCCTGTGCTGCTGGCCCCGCGCCCACCGGCCGCCATCCGGCGGGCGGCTCGCCTCCACCCGACCGAGGAGTCCTGGTGA